The following is a genomic window from Thermodesulfobacteriota bacterium.
CGCAAGGTTGCCAGGACTTACGGTAAGGGCAAGGACATATTGGTTATAGAAAATGTCCCTGTTATTACATGCCCACACTGCGGAGAAAGTTACCTTGAGGCAGAAACACTTCATGAAATT
Proteins encoded in this region:
- a CDS encoding type II toxin-antitoxin system MqsA family antitoxin; this encodes MICDNCGKQGARIRKVARTYGKGKDILVIENVPVITCPHCGESYLEAETLHEIERIKLHKKSFAVNRSVQVVNFA